ATAAACTTTGACGGTCCTTATCAAGAATTTGCAAATCTCAAAATTTCCAATTTCAACCACGTGATGCAAGACATTCCAGCCAGTAGTGAAGTCACTGTATTCATCACATATTTTCCGGAATTCTCTGATATCGTCAACCTTGTTTCTAATTGCTGCGTATCAGAATCAGAGATATAAAAACCAAGAAAAAGGTGAAgaaataacaagaaaaaagacTTCAATTCACCCTTAAGTTGTTCAAGGTCTCCACTTGCACCAGCCTCGATAATCGATGCACCTGCCATTTTTACAACTGTAAAATGAGTACTTGAAGCCCCaccacacacacatgcatgcAATCAACAAGTATAACCGAAGAGTTATGGCCCaagaaattgaaacaaaaactgTTTTCTAATCAGCTTACCAATTTCAGAAATAGAACCCATGGCGTTCAACTTCTTAGAGAAACATGATTGTTATTTTAACCTTTCCaccttatttatagagtatCATAAAATTGTGCAAGGAATTCTCACCTTtcgatatttaattttttgcattatGAGAAGTTGAGAACAACCTAGCTGAGAGcaaaattcatttctaaaaaaaattaaaatttctccctcattaaaaaaaacaaaaacaaaacaaaatcgggagccctaattttcaaaacctgGCTCCGACGTAAGAGGACAAGCCACACACGCGTTAGCACCACCGTTAGCTGATAGCTCCCGAGCTGTGACGGAAGAGGAGAAgtgagagggagagagaatggAGATGATGCCATTGCGGTTACaagtattaatataatatcaattgaacttttattttagattttataaatatactccctcgCTTCCATAGCAGTGAAGACATTTATTTTCCACAtcgaaattaagaaaaattatattagatGAGTTCAATaaaggagaataaaataaaaaatgaaaaaggtagagagatgaagagagaaaaatgtaagagagagtaaagtatgtgtggaaaaatgtgtttgacttttgctaaaaagaaaaatgattctaTAACTATGGAAtataccaaaataacaaaataactctattactatgaaacggagagagaaataaattgccaattaaaattttattttcgatttgATGTTCATAATAGTATAACAAATTGTCAACAAGTCGAAATCATGCACTTTAATCATCGTTTTGATCAAGTAtcattatgattttaattaaaccTATCCCGAGGATCACTGACGGACCCAGGTGGGGTcgggtggggtcggccgaccccattGCCGGTCCGTGAATACCTCCTAGAACCTCTCAGAATAGGCTGTCAACCCAGGGCTGCTTCGGCTCCGACCCCATGCTATGGCTGCTTCATCGATATggaagagagaagaggaagagaatTAGAAGAATAAGCTTCTTGAAAAGTTTGAAAAAGACGAGACGTGACGATAATGGAGAAAGAAGAGCGGCGGCGCAGTGctctaattttcttttagtaAACCTAGGTAGTTGAaatagtttataatattgattaatgcgtcgttattttatttctttgtttaagtgtaaatttaattaataagataagATGTGCTTATTAGtttaaattctattttatcattagAGTCTTAAGTAATTTggtctaaaatattttaaaaatagtcaaTTGCAACTAAATAAGTATGATTGATTTtgagttaaatttttatttgtagttgcaaataacaataatatttgtaaaattacaaataaaactaaatagtAAACTTAGACGTTAGCTAAGACATATTTTagataatataaatgatacatggaacattaaaaaaatttatagtaacagtctaaaaaactaaattttataaagttttttatgtgttttttctattttaaaaaattattttactcacatttaatCTCCCCGTCTATGAATAAATGTCCCATATTTGATCaatacggattttaagaaattatttaattttatgtggtaaagtgggtagaaaaattattataatatgaagcctacttttatatattagttttatagtaaaatgtaAGTTGAATTAGTTAGGAAATGTAAAGTCTACttaccaaatatagtaaaagtgaataGAACATTTATTCGCGGatagatgaaaaagaaaaaggagataTTTAATGACGGATGGAGTGTTAAATACCTTgccaaatgaaaaataatgcaatattcaaattttactaatatatataataattatttaaatattatattatattatatttattaattagtttttgtcCCCACGAATTAGATTTCCTTGGTTCCGTCATTGCCGAGGATCATATCGAACCGccatttatgatttatgtgatattaaaatttaaaactacattttcactattttataGCGGCATAAGCTACATTTCCTAAGTGTGTCAAGACTCAAGAATACAGCAAACGAtgagagtataatttataattttctttaaaaagttGCACCATAATTTACCCCTCAAAAATCTCTGTCCCTCCTTGATGTTGCCTTTATGGATAAGAATTTaagattattatattatattaaatcatgtaTAATAAGAAACTGGTTagtcataataataattttactagTATGAAATTTGATTAGTGGAGTATCACATATGTAGATATTCCCATAAAATATTCCCAagtataaaagtgaaaataaagtaataaggaaaaaaaccaaactttcGTAAATGTGAAGAACAATAAATGGCTCAATCCACAACCACAGTTGATTTATTTAACAGTCACACACAATATTTGCAAGAGTAGAATCCAACTTATGCACATCACACAATCAATTCTTGGAAAGTTCTAGAAACTTTTGgccataattattttaaaatgtaggGCTGCAAtgttgtactccctctgtttcatagtaatggaggcaaaacttttcggcacggagattaagaaaaattgtgttaggtgagttaagtaaagagagaataaagtggaaaatgaaaaaggtagagagatgaagagagaaaaaaagtaagagagagtaaagtaggtgtggaaaaatgtgttgactttaactaaaaagggaaacgactctattactatggaacggacggaaatgaaaaaacgctcctattactatggaacggagggagtatctcttaagagcatccacagtagGGGCGCCGCGGCGGGCGCCCCGATCGCGGCTAAGTCGCGCCTGTCTACTGTGGCGGAAGAGGCCGCCCCGGAGGCGGACGGTTTTGTGGGGCGAAAGGGCTTTCGCCCCGAATGCGCCGAGGACGAGccggaggagagagaaacGCGGCGGCCGCCGCAACTATCTATTGCACGGCGAAAccgccgcggcggtcgccgatttacatttttttttttaatttcagatttttaattatttttattataaatattcctcCCATTTTAATCTTCTCTCCACACACATCTTCACACCCATTTCACTTTCTATCCaatttttctatctctaaaaatttgtggATTTCCATTGCTatttatggatgatttgtgGAATGAAGCATGGGATTCTTTGATTCAAGAGGTGCAGAGGGAAGCCGACGAGGAGGatgaggcggcggcggcggaatTGGAGGCGGCGACGATCCCTCGTGAGATTCGTCATCGTCGGACAATCCCACGAGACCATGTCGGAGCGGCTGAGCGGCTTATGGCAGACTACTTTAGCGCTAACCCCCGTTACCCAGCTGAGATTTTCCGTCGGCGTTTCAGAATGTCGCGACCGCTCTTCACCCATATAGCGACGACATTGGCGGACCGGTACGGTTGCTTCAACCTCCGGAGTGATTGCGCTGGCCGGATCggactgtctacttttcagaAATGCACCTCTGCAATAAGGCAGCTTGCCTATGCCGAACCGgctgatatgttcgacgaatacctacaGATGGGTGAGACGACTAGTCTAGAGGTGCTCCGGCAGTTTTGTAAGGGCATGCGAGAAGTCTTTGGTCCGGAGTTCCTACGAAAGCCAACCTCTGATGAGTGCCAGAGACTGCTAGATATGCACGGTGCGGTGCACAGTTTCCCAGGGATGATGGACAGCattgattgcatgcattgggagtggaaaaaCTGCCCGTTGGCGTGGAAAGGTCAGTTCACTACTGGTTTCAAATGCAAACATCCTACGATGATCCTGGAAGCCGTTGCTGACTACTGTTTGCGGATCTGGCATGTATATTTCGGTGTTGCAGgttcgaacaacgacatcaacgttcTGCAGTCGTCGCCTCTCTTCAATGATGAGTGCCGGGGAGAGGGTCCAGAGATCAGTTTCGTAGCAAACGGCACGCAGTATCGCAGGGG
The genomic region above belongs to Salvia hispanica cultivar TCC Black 2014 chromosome 3, UniMelb_Shisp_WGS_1.0, whole genome shotgun sequence and contains:
- the LOC125210359 gene encoding uncharacterized protein LOC125210359, translating into MDDLWNEAWDSLIQEVQREADEEDEAAAAELEAATIPREIRHRRTIPRDHVGAAERLMADYFSANPRYPAEIFRRRFRMSRPLFTHIATTLADRYGCFNLRSDCAGRIGLSTFQKCTSAIRQLAYAEPADMFDEYLQMGETTSLEVLRQFCKGMREVFGPEFLRKPTSDECQRLLDMHGAVHSFPGMMDSIDCMHWEWKNCPLAWKGQFTTGFKCKHPTMILEAVADYCLRIWHVYFGVAGSNNDINVLQSSPLFNDECRGEGPEISFVANGTQYRRGYYLADGIYPRWPVFVKTLRQPAGARRQYFARKQEAARKDVERAFGVLQARWAIIRRRHHGS